In the Candidatus Rhodoblastus alkanivorans genome, one interval contains:
- the ileS gene encoding isoleucine--tRNA ligase, which produces MNEKTGPDYSTTLYLPKTAFPMRAGLPKKEPELLAHWEEIGLTEKMRQENAGKPKFVLHDGPPYANGNIHIGHALNKILKDLVTRSQRMLGKDANYVPGWDCHGLPIEWKIEEQYRAKGRNKDEVPVVEFRRECRAFAQHWLDIQREEFKRLGVAGDWTGRYATMDYAAESVIAREIMKFAANGLLYRGSKPVMWSVVEKTALAEAEVEYEDHTSDWVFVAFPVKKVGVIQVDPRRTLDEVQDNMQRARVVIWTTTPWTLPGNRAISYSHKIAYGLYRVVAAPEGNWAKPGDPFVLADKLAESVFQAAKVEAFERLRDVPALELSETICAHPLAALGYSFDVPLLDGDHVTDDAGAGFVHTAPGHGREDFDIWMASGRLLHERGIDTRIPYTVDADGFYTNEVPGFPGARVIDDKGNKGDANERVIKALIEAGALLARGRLKHQYPHSWRSKKPVIFRNTPQWFIAMDKPFAVSLDATAAKGLGAGSNGPTLRDLALEEIARTSWVPAAGENRITGMIANRPDWVVSRQRAWGVPIAVFVKKGGHDILVDEKVNARIVEAFAEEGADAWYKEGAAERFLSPEHDPADYEKIDDVLDVWFDSGSTHAFTLEDPVHFPTLAGIRRRHDGGPDEVMYLEGSDQHRGWFHSSLLESCSTRGRAPYDSVLTHGFVLDEKGRKMSKSLGNVVAPQTVIKDAGADILRLWVAASDYSDDLRIGKEILATFSETYRKLRNTLRWMLGALAHFDPAEKVAQADMPELERYILHRLGEIDAPVREAYAAFDYKKVVALLSSFMTGDLSAFYFDIRKDCLYCDAPSSVTRKAALTAIDLICDALLKWLAPILCFTAEEAWLEFRPDGAESVHLTTFASGLEIWRDEALAAKWRLVRRIRAVVTGALEIERAQKTIGASLEADPQVYIADEALRAALEGVDFAEVCITSSIEIVAAPPPAGAFASPDAAGVGVVSRRAQGRKCARSWRISPLVGSDPEFPDVTPRDARALRELRALGRWP; this is translated from the coding sequence ATGAATGAGAAGACGGGTCCCGACTATTCCACGACGCTTTACCTGCCGAAAACCGCTTTTCCCATGCGCGCCGGCCTGCCGAAAAAGGAGCCGGAGCTACTGGCCCATTGGGAAGAAATCGGCCTGACCGAAAAGATGCGGCAGGAAAACGCCGGCAAGCCCAAATTCGTGCTGCACGACGGCCCGCCCTACGCCAATGGCAATATCCATATCGGCCATGCGCTGAACAAGATCCTCAAGGATCTCGTGACCCGCTCGCAGCGCATGCTCGGCAAGGACGCCAATTACGTTCCGGGCTGGGATTGCCATGGCCTGCCGATCGAATGGAAGATCGAGGAGCAATATCGCGCCAAGGGCCGCAACAAGGACGAGGTTCCGGTGGTCGAGTTCCGCCGCGAATGCCGCGCTTTCGCGCAACATTGGCTCGACATCCAGCGCGAGGAGTTCAAGCGCCTCGGCGTCGCCGGCGACTGGACCGGCCGCTACGCCACCATGGATTATGCCGCTGAAAGCGTCATCGCCCGCGAAATCATGAAATTCGCCGCCAATGGCCTGCTCTATCGCGGCTCCAAGCCGGTGATGTGGTCGGTGGTGGAAAAGACGGCGCTCGCGGAAGCAGAAGTCGAATATGAGGACCACACGTCCGATTGGGTTTTCGTGGCCTTTCCGGTCAAGAAGGTTGGTGTCATCCAAGTCGATCCAAGAAGAACATTGGACGAGGTGCAGGACAATATGCAGAGAGCGCGCGTTGTCATTTGGACGACCACGCCCTGGACGCTACCCGGTAATCGCGCCATCTCCTATTCCCACAAAATCGCCTATGGCCTCTATCGTGTGGTCGCGGCGCCGGAGGGTAATTGGGCCAAGCCGGGTGATCCGTTCGTCCTCGCGGACAAATTGGCGGAGAGCGTATTTCAGGCGGCGAAGGTCGAGGCCTTCGAACGTCTCCGTGATGTTCCGGCTCTTGAACTCTCCGAAACGATTTGCGCCCACCCGCTCGCCGCGCTCGGCTATTCCTTCGACGTTCCGCTGCTCGATGGCGACCACGTCACCGACGACGCCGGCGCCGGCTTCGTCCATACCGCGCCCGGCCACGGCCGCGAGGATTTCGACATCTGGATGGCTTCCGGGCGCCTGCTGCACGAGCGCGGCATCGACACGCGCATTCCCTATACGGTGGACGCCGACGGCTTTTATACGAACGAAGTCCCCGGCTTCCCCGGCGCGCGCGTCATCGACGACAAGGGCAACAAGGGCGACGCCAACGAGCGGGTCATCAAGGCTTTGATCGAGGCTGGCGCCCTGCTCGCGCGCGGGCGCTTGAAACACCAATATCCGCATAGCTGGCGTTCGAAAAAGCCGGTCATTTTCCGCAACACGCCGCAATGGTTCATTGCGATGGACAAGCCTTTCGCGGTTTCGCTCGACGCGACGGCGGCAAAAGGCCTCGGCGCGGGTTCGAACGGCCCGACCCTGCGCGACTTAGCCTTGGAAGAAATCGCCAGAACCAGCTGGGTCCCGGCGGCGGGCGAAAACCGCATCACCGGCATGATCGCCAACCGCCCCGACTGGGTGGTGTCGCGCCAGCGCGCCTGGGGCGTGCCGATCGCGGTCTTCGTGAAAAAGGGCGGCCACGACATTCTGGTGGATGAAAAGGTCAACGCCCGCATCGTCGAAGCTTTCGCTGAAGAAGGCGCCGACGCCTGGTACAAGGAGGGCGCGGCCGAGCGTTTTCTCAGCCCTGAACACGACCCGGCCGATTACGAAAAAATCGATGACGTGCTCGACGTCTGGTTCGATTCCGGCTCGACCCACGCCTTCACGCTTGAGGACCCGGTTCACTTTCCCACGCTGGCCGGCATCCGCCGCCGCCACGACGGTGGGCCCGACGAGGTCATGTATCTCGAAGGCTCGGACCAGCATCGTGGCTGGTTCCATTCCTCGCTCTTGGAGAGTTGCAGCACGCGCGGCCGCGCGCCCTATGATTCCGTGCTGACCCACGGCTTCGTCCTTGACGAAAAGGGCCGCAAAATGTCGAAATCCCTCGGCAATGTCGTGGCGCCGCAAACAGTCATCAAGGACGCCGGCGCCGACATATTGCGCCTGTGGGTGGCGGCGTCGGATTATTCCGACGACCTGCGCATCGGCAAGGAAATCCTCGCCACTTTCTCCGAGACCTATCGCAAGCTGCGCAATACTTTGCGCTGGATGCTCGGCGCGCTCGCCCATTTCGACCCGGCGGAAAAAGTCGCCCAGGCCGACATGCCGGAACTGGAGCGTTACATCCTGCACCGCCTCGGCGAGATCGACGCGCCTGTGCGCGAGGCCTATGCCGCCTTCGACTATAAAAAGGTCGTCGCGCTGCTGTCGTCGTTCATGACCGGCGATCTTTCCGCCTTTTATTTCGACATCCGCAAGGATTGTCTTTATTGCGACGCGCCGTCGAGCGTGACCCGCAAGGCGGCGCTGACCGCGATCGACCTCATCTGCGACGCCTTGCTGAAATGGCTGGCGCCGATTCTGTGCTTCACCGCCGAGGAGGCCTGGCTTGAATTTCGCCCGGATGGCGCGGAATCGGTCCATCTCACAACCTTCGCTTCCGGCCTCGAAATCTGGCGCGACGAGGCGCTCGCCGCCAAATGGCGCCTCGTTCGCCGCATCCGGGCGGTGGTCACCGGAGCCCTCGAAATCGAGCGTGCGCAAAAAACCATCGGCGCCTCGCTCGAAGCCGACCCGCAGGTCTATATTGCCGACGAAGCCTTGCGCGCCGCGCTCGAAGGGGTCGATTTCGCCGAAGTCTGCATCACTTCGTCGATCGAGATCGTGGCCGCGCCGCCGCCCGCGGGCGCCTTCGCCTCGCCCGACGCGGCCGGCGTCGGCGTCGTCAGCCGGCGCGCCCAGGGCAGAAAATGCGCGCGGTCGTGGCGGATCTCGCCGCTGGTCGGCTCCGATCCCGAATTCCCCGACGTGACGCCGCGCGACGCCCGCGCTTTGCGGGAATTGCGCGCTTTGGGCCGCTGGCCGTGA
- a CDS encoding proton-translocating transhydrogenase family protein has translation MATDAQSLVDRAQDAARAARAAADAAQTYADRAAHVADAAGAAAHVASGGAIDPFIFRLAIFVLAVFVGYYVVWSVTPALHTPLMSVTNAISSVIVVGALLSVGVNLAGALDSGTVWARIFGFIALILASVNIFGGFLVTARMLAMYKKKG, from the coding sequence ATGGCTACTGACGCACAATCGCTGGTCGACCGGGCGCAGGACGCGGCGCGGGCCGCCCGCGCCGCCGCCGACGCGGCCCAGACCTACGCCGATCGCGCCGCGCATGTCGCCGACGCGGCGGGCGCCGCCGCCCATGTGGCGAGCGGCGGCGCGATCGATCCGTTCATCTTCCGGCTCGCGATCTTCGTTCTCGCCGTCTTCGTCGGCTATTACGTGGTCTGGTCGGTGACCCCGGCGCTCCACACGCCGCTGATGTCCGTCACCAACGCCATTTCCTCGGTCATCGTCGTCGGCGCCCTGCTGTCGGTCGGGGTGAACCTCGCGGGCGCGCTCGACAGCGGCACGGTCTGGGCGCGCATCTTCGGATTCATCGCGCTGATCCTCGCCTCGGTGAACATCTTCGGCGGCTTCCTCGTCACCGCGCGGATGCTTGCCATGTACAAGAAGAAGGGCTGA
- a CDS encoding aa3-type cytochrome c oxidase subunit IV, with protein MAATEMNPDALGHSDMDYPAHYRTYRLFTSLVKWGTVTAILVILLLAFFTL; from the coding sequence ATGGCGGCGACCGAAATGAACCCTGACGCGCTTGGTCATTCCGACATGGACTACCCGGCGCATTACAGGACCTATCGGCTGTTCACCTCATTGGTCAAATGGGGAACGGTAACGGCCATTCTGGTCATCCTGCTGCTGGCCTTTTTCACGCTCTGA
- a CDS encoding NAD(P)(+) transhydrogenase (Re/Si-specific) subunit beta, whose amino-acid sequence MNVNLAALLYLVSGVLFIFALRGLSHPTTSRQGNRFGMIGMAIAIVTTLALRPPSDGLGWLLVIVGVGIGGGFGAVLARRIEMTKMPQLVAFFHSLVGLAAVLVAAGALFAPQAFGIGAPGHIHQASLIEMSLGAAIGAITFTGSVIAFLKLDGRMSGKPILLPQRHGLNLALGVGLILLIAAFFGTGSPFLFLLIVLVSLALGVTLIIPIGGADMPVVVSMLNSYSGWAAAGIGFTLGNLALIITGALVGSSGAILSYIMCKGMNRSFISVILGGFGGEDAAAAGGAKESRPVKQGSPEDAAYIMENSSKVIIVPGYGMAVAQAQHALREMGDMLKAEGVEVKYAIHPVAGRMPGHMNVLLAEANVPYDEVFELEDINSEFAQADVAFVIGANDVTNPAAKTDKTSAIYGMPILDVEKAKTVMFVKRGMSSGYAGVENELFFKDNTMMLFGDAKKVVEQILKAMAD is encoded by the coding sequence ATGAACGTCAATCTCGCGGCTCTTCTCTACCTCGTCTCGGGGGTGCTGTTCATCTTCGCGCTGCGCGGCCTGTCGCATCCGACCACGTCGCGCCAGGGCAACCGCTTTGGCATGATCGGCATGGCCATCGCGATCGTCACGACGCTGGCCTTGCGCCCGCCGTCCGACGGGCTCGGCTGGCTGCTCGTGATCGTCGGCGTCGGCATTGGCGGCGGCTTTGGCGCGGTGCTGGCGCGGCGCATCGAAATGACCAAGATGCCGCAGCTGGTGGCTTTCTTCCACTCGCTGGTCGGTCTGGCCGCGGTGCTGGTGGCGGCGGGCGCGCTGTTCGCGCCCCAGGCCTTCGGCATCGGCGCCCCCGGCCATATCCATCAGGCCAGCCTGATCGAAATGTCGCTCGGCGCGGCGATCGGCGCGATCACCTTCACCGGCTCGGTCATCGCCTTCCTCAAGCTCGACGGCCGCATGTCCGGCAAGCCGATCCTGCTGCCCCAGCGCCACGGGCTCAATCTCGCGTTGGGCGTCGGCCTGATCCTGCTGATCGCCGCCTTCTTCGGCACGGGCAGCCCCTTCCTGTTCCTGCTGATCGTTCTGGTCTCACTGGCTCTGGGCGTTACGCTCATCATCCCGATCGGCGGCGCCGACATGCCGGTTGTGGTCTCGATGCTCAACTCCTATTCGGGCTGGGCGGCGGCTGGCATCGGCTTCACGCTCGGCAATCTGGCGCTGATCATCACCGGCGCGCTGGTCGGCTCCTCGGGCGCGATCCTGTCCTACATCATGTGCAAGGGCATGAACCGTTCCTTCATCTCGGTCATTCTCGGCGGCTTCGGCGGCGAGGACGCGGCGGCCGCCGGCGGCGCCAAGGAAAGCCGGCCGGTCAAGCAGGGCTCGCCCGAGGACGCGGCCTATATCATGGAGAATTCCTCCAAGGTCATCATCGTGCCGGGCTATGGCATGGCGGTGGCGCAGGCCCAGCATGCGCTGCGCGAAATGGGCGACATGCTCAAGGCCGAGGGCGTCGAGGTCAAATACGCCATCCATCCGGTGGCGGGCCGCATGCCGGGCCATATGAACGTGCTGCTGGCGGAAGCGAATGTCCCCTATGACGAGGTGTTCGAACTGGAGGACATCAATTCCGAATTCGCCCAGGCCGACGTCGCCTTCGTGATCGGCGCCAATGACGTGACCAATCCCGCGGCCAAGACCGACAAGACTTCGGCGATCTACGGCATGCCGATCCTCGATGTCGAAAAGGCCAAGACGGTCATGTTCGTCAAGCGCGGCATGTCTTCCGGCTATGCCGGCGTGGAGAACGAATTGTTCTTCAAGGACAATACGATGATGCTGTTCGGCGACGCCAAGAAAGTGGTCGAGCAAATCCTCAAGGCCATGGCCGACTGA
- a CDS encoding M16 family metallopeptidase: MNAPTKDAPATAVSRASRVQHVVSPGGIAAWLVEDYAVPLVAMEFSFAGGAAQDPQGRAGAAALLAGLLDEGAGDLKAEAFHRALDDHAIRLRFSAERDEFFGHLQTLSRNSDKAFELLALALNAPRLDAEPLERVRGQINAALKRESADPDAMAARAWRRTAWAGHVYARSARGELGEIDGVTRDDLIALRMKMLARDTLKVAVVGAIDAATLARQLDALFASLPEKAELTPIPETEIQGLGQRIVVDYDVPQANIRFGRPGLARRDPDYIAAMVVNHILGGGAFTSRLWQEVREKRGLTYSVYSTLMTAERSPSFIGSTSTKNERAGESLNVIESECARLAAQGPTAEELDKAKKYLVGSYALRFDTSTKIAGHLLQLQREGFEASYLDRRNAEVEAVTLDDARRVAKRLIGDAKLLVAVVGRPEGLAEPAAA, from the coding sequence ATGAACGCCCCCACAAAGGACGCCCCCGCAACAGCCGTTTCGCGCGCGTCGCGCGTCCAGCATGTCGTCAGCCCCGGCGGGATCGCCGCCTGGCTGGTCGAGGATTACGCCGTGCCTCTGGTGGCGATGGAGTTTTCCTTCGCCGGCGGCGCGGCGCAGGACCCCCAGGGCAGGGCCGGCGCGGCGGCCCTGCTCGCCGGCCTGCTCGACGAGGGCGCCGGCGATCTCAAAGCCGAGGCTTTCCACCGCGCGCTCGACGACCACGCCATTCGCCTGAGATTTTCCGCCGAGCGCGACGAGTTCTTCGGCCATCTCCAGACGCTCTCGCGCAACAGCGACAAGGCCTTCGAACTGCTGGCGCTCGCGCTCAACGCGCCGCGTCTCGACGCCGAACCGCTGGAGCGGGTGCGCGGCCAGATCAACGCCGCGCTCAAGCGCGAGTCCGCCGATCCCGACGCCATGGCGGCGCGGGCGTGGCGGCGAACAGCCTGGGCCGGCCATGTTTACGCGCGCTCGGCGCGCGGCGAACTGGGCGAGATCGACGGCGTGACGCGCGACGATCTCATCGCCCTGCGCATGAAAATGCTCGCACGCGACACGCTCAAGGTCGCTGTGGTCGGAGCGATCGACGCGGCGACGCTCGCCCGCCAGCTCGACGCGCTTTTCGCTTCGCTGCCGGAAAAGGCGGAGCTGACGCCCATTCCCGAGACGGAAATTCAGGGTCTCGGTCAACGCATCGTGGTCGATTACGACGTGCCGCAGGCCAATATCCGCTTCGGACGCCCCGGACTGGCTCGTCGCGACCCCGATTATATCGCGGCCATGGTGGTCAATCATATTCTGGGCGGCGGCGCCTTCACCTCGCGCCTGTGGCAGGAGGTGCGCGAGAAGCGCGGCCTGACCTATTCGGTCTATTCCACTTTGATGACCGCCGAACGCAGCCCGTCCTTCATCGGCTCGACCTCGACCAAGAATGAGCGCGCAGGGGAATCCCTGAACGTGATCGAGAGCGAATGCGCCCGCCTCGCGGCGCAAGGCCCGACCGCGGAGGAACTGGACAAGGCGAAGAAATATCTCGTTGGCTCCTATGCCTTGCGTTTCGACACCTCGACCAAGATCGCCGGCCATCTTCTGCAATTGCAGCGCGAGGGTTTCGAGGCAAGCTATCTCGACCGCCGCAACGCCGAGGTCGAAGCGGTGACGCTCGACGACGCCCGCCGCGTCGCCAAGCGCCTGATCGGCGACGCCAAGCTGCTGGTCGCCGTGGTCGGCCGGCCGGAGGGTTTGGCGGAGCCAGCCGCCGCCTGA
- a CDS encoding M16 family metallopeptidase gives MARSQLFPHSGAAQETSSVETGEGGATHSGPRVDHFRLDNGMDVVVIPDHRAPVVTHTVWYRNGSADDPRGKSGIAHFLEHLMFKGTNAHKQGEFSHLVAELGGQENAFTSYDFTAYFQRVAREHLKTMMEFEADRMTGLNLTDEVVAPERDVVMEERRMRTEADPAAQLDEALNAALYTHHSYGVPIIGWGHEIETLDRQDALAYYRRFYTPENAILVVAGDVEAPEVEMLARETYGKIPARGEAPQRHRPREPEPRAERIVRLADAKVEQPQFERIYLVPSAHTAEKGEAEALDVLAHHLGGGQTSLLFRRLVLERKIAVSAGAYYYSDAVDESRFYVYALPAEGVSLDELERGVDAVLEESRRDGVSGEDVARAATRLVADAVYAQDNQTSLARWFGAALANGGTIDDVLGWSARIEAVSVEDVAKAMKWLNKRRAVSGFLLKDQAAA, from the coding sequence TTGGCTCGATCGCAGCTTTTTCCCCATTCAGGCGCGGCGCAGGAGACGTCGTCGGTCGAGACCGGGGAGGGCGGCGCGACCCATTCCGGACCGCGGGTCGATCATTTCCGTCTCGACAATGGCATGGACGTGGTGGTCATCCCCGACCATCGCGCGCCGGTCGTCACCCATACGGTGTGGTATCGCAACGGCTCGGCCGACGACCCGCGGGGAAAAAGCGGCATCGCCCATTTCCTCGAACATCTGATGTTCAAGGGCACCAACGCCCACAAGCAGGGTGAGTTCTCCCATCTCGTGGCCGAACTCGGCGGCCAGGAGAACGCCTTCACGTCTTATGATTTCACCGCCTATTTCCAGCGCGTCGCCCGCGAACACCTCAAGACCATGATGGAATTCGAGGCCGACCGCATGACCGGCCTGAACCTGACCGACGAGGTGGTGGCGCCGGAGCGCGATGTCGTCATGGAAGAGCGCCGCATGCGGACGGAGGCCGATCCGGCCGCCCAGCTCGACGAGGCGCTGAACGCGGCGCTCTACACCCATCATTCCTATGGCGTGCCGATCATCGGCTGGGGGCACGAGATCGAGACTCTCGACCGCCAGGACGCGCTCGCTTATTACCGCCGCTTCTATACGCCGGAAAACGCCATCCTCGTCGTCGCCGGCGACGTCGAGGCGCCGGAAGTCGAGATGCTGGCGCGCGAGACTTACGGCAAGATCCCGGCGCGCGGCGAGGCGCCGCAGCGCCATCGCCCGCGCGAGCCGGAGCCCCGCGCCGAGCGCATCGTCCGGCTCGCCGACGCCAAGGTCGAGCAGCCGCAGTTCGAGCGCATCTATCTCGTCCCCTCGGCTCATACCGCGGAAAAAGGCGAGGCCGAGGCGCTCGACGTGCTGGCGCATCATCTCGGCGGCGGCCAGACCAGCCTGCTGTTCCGCCGCCTGGTGCTGGAGCGCAAGATCGCCGTCTCCGCCGGCGCCTATTATTACTCCGACGCCGTGGATGAGAGCCGCTTCTACGTTTACGCTTTGCCCGCCGAGGGCGTGAGCCTCGACGAGCTTGAGCGCGGCGTGGACGCGGTGCTGGAAGAATCGCGGCGCGACGGCGTCAGTGGCGAAGACGTCGCGCGCGCCGCGACGCGGCTCGTGGCCGACGCGGTTTACGCGCAGGACAACCAGACCTCGCTCGCGCGCTGGTTCGGCGCCGCGCTCGCCAATGGCGGCACGATCGACGACGTGCTCGGCTGGAGCGCGCGGATCGAGGCGGTGAGCGTCGAGGACGTCGCCAAGGCCATGAAATGGCTCAATAAACGCCGCGCCGTCTCCGGTTTCCTGCTCAAGGACCAGGCCGCGGCCTGA
- a CDS encoding Re/Si-specific NAD(P)(+) transhydrogenase subunit alpha — protein sequence MRIAVSAETDANEARVAATPETVKKLVGLGAEVAVQAGAGQASGIVDADFEKAGAKITPDAAATVAGADVVLAVRRPAPSALAGVNANAAVLAIMDPYGQHEALNALAQTQVQAFAMELMPRITRAQVMDVLSSQANLAGYRAVLDAAAEYGRAIPMMMTAAGTVPAAKIFIMGVGVAGLQAIATARRLGGIVTATDVRPATKEQVESLGAKFLAVEDEEFKQAQTAGGYAKEMSAEYQAKQAALTASHIAKQDIVVTTALIPGRPAPRLISAEMVASMRPGSVIVDLAVERGGNCELSRPGEIVVTDNHVKIVGHLNVAGRLAATASQLYAKNLLAFLETLIDKEAKSLRIDGEDELVKATRLTQGGAVVHPNFAAA from the coding sequence ATGCGCATTGCCGTTTCCGCCGAGACCGACGCCAATGAAGCGCGCGTCGCGGCGACGCCCGAAACCGTGAAAAAACTGGTCGGCCTGGGCGCCGAGGTCGCTGTGCAGGCTGGCGCCGGCCAGGCTTCCGGAATTGTCGACGCCGATTTCGAAAAGGCCGGCGCGAAAATCACGCCGGACGCCGCGGCGACCGTCGCCGGCGCCGACGTGGTCCTGGCGGTCCGCCGGCCGGCTCCGTCCGCGCTTGCCGGAGTCAACGCCAACGCGGCGGTGCTGGCGATCATGGACCCCTATGGCCAGCACGAGGCGCTCAACGCCCTCGCCCAGACCCAGGTCCAGGCCTTCGCCATGGAGCTGATGCCCCGCATCACCCGCGCCCAGGTCATGGACGTCCTGTCCTCGCAGGCCAATCTCGCAGGCTATCGCGCGGTGCTCGACGCAGCGGCCGAATATGGCCGCGCCATCCCGATGATGATGACCGCGGCCGGCACCGTCCCGGCGGCCAAGATCTTCATCATGGGCGTCGGCGTCGCGGGGCTTCAGGCCATCGCCACGGCGCGGCGTCTGGGCGGCATCGTCACCGCCACCGACGTTCGCCCGGCGACCAAGGAGCAGGTCGAATCGCTCGGCGCCAAATTTCTCGCGGTCGAGGACGAGGAATTCAAACAGGCGCAGACGGCCGGCGGTTACGCCAAGGAAATGTCGGCGGAATATCAGGCCAAACAGGCCGCTCTCACTGCCTCGCATATCGCCAAGCAGGACATCGTCGTCACCACCGCGCTCATTCCCGGCCGTCCGGCGCCGCGGCTCATTTCGGCCGAAATGGTCGCCTCGATGCGGCCCGGCTCGGTGATCGTCGATCTCGCGGTCGAGCGCGGGGGAAACTGCGAATTGTCCCGCCCCGGCGAAATCGTCGTGACCGACAATCACGTCAAGATCGTCGGCCATCTGAACGTCGCCGGCCGCCTCGCCGCCACCGCCTCGCAGCTCTACGCCAAGAACCTGCTCGCCTTCCTCGAAACCTTGATCGACAAGGAGGCGAAGTCGCTCAGGATCGACGGCGAGGACGAACTGGTCAAGGCGACGCGGCTCACCCAGGGCGGCGCCGTCGTCCATCCCAATTTTGCGGCGGCCTGA
- a CDS encoding IS630 family transposase (programmed frameshift), with the protein MPIALRADFDARSMRVAAKRAKDAAQARRLLALAAIYEGASRSKAAEIGGVTRQIVRDWVVRFNADGPEGLINRKAPGQPSRLNDAHRAALATAIESGPIPAAHGVVRWRLVDLCQWMFEEFRVTIAKQTMSRELRALGYRKLSARPKHHAQAEGAIEDFKKGFPARLEEIAREKGVAADKIEVWFEDEARIGQKNKITRRWAKKGTRPSAPHDQRTASTYIFGAICPKDGKGAALVLPKCDTFAMNLHLEEIAKNVAPGAHAVLILDQAGWHTTDKLAVPANITILPLPPKCPELNPAENVWQFLRDNWLSNRVFKSYDDVVDHCCHAWNKLIDQPWRIMSIGLRDWAHGF; encoded by the exons ATGCCGATTGCCCTTCGAGCAGATTTTGATGCGCGCTCCATGCGCGTTGCGGCCAAACGCGCGAAGGATGCGGCGCAGGCGCGGCGCTTGTTGGCCTTGGCGGCCATTTATGAAGGCGCCAGCCGCTCGAAGGCCGCCGAGATCGGCGGCGTCACGCGCCAGATCGTTCGCGATTGGGTGGTGAGATTCAACGCGGACGGCCCTGAGGGCCTGATCAACCGCAAAGCGCCAGGCCAACCCTCGCGGCTCAACGACGCCCATCGGGCGGCGCTCGCCACCGCAATCGAAAGCGGGCCGATCCCAGCCGCGCACGGCGTCGTGCGCTGGCGCCTCGTCGATCTTTGCCAGTGGATGTTCGAGGAATTCCGCGTCACCATCGCCAAACAGACGATGAGCCGGGAGCTGCGGGCGTTGGGCTACCGCAAGCTGTCGGCGCGCCCCAAGCATCACGCCCAGGCCGAGGGCGCGATCGAAGATTTTAAAAAAG GTTTCCCCGCGCGCCTGGAGGAAATCGCGCGGGAAAAAGGCGTCGCCGCCGACAAAATAGAAGTCTGGTTCGAGGACGAGGCCCGGATCGGGCAGAAGAACAAGATCACCCGCCGCTGGGCCAAGAAGGGAACGCGCCCCAGCGCGCCCCATGATCAGCGCACCGCCTCGACCTATATTTTCGGCGCGATCTGTCCCAAGGACGGCAAGGGCGCGGCGCTCGTCCTGCCCAAGTGCGACACCTTCGCCATGAACCTCCACTTAGAGGAAATCGCCAAAAATGTCGCGCCCGGGGCGCATGCCGTCCTCATCCTCGACCAGGCGGGCTGGCACACGACGGACAAGCTCGCCGTTCCAGCCAACATCACCATCCTGCCGCTGCCGCCGAAATGCCCCGAACTCAATCCAGCCGAAAACGTCTGGCAGTTCCTGCGCGACAACTGGCTGTCGAACCGCGTCTTCAAATCCTACGACGACGTCGTCGATCATTGCTGCCACGCTTGGAACAAACTCATCGATCAGCCGTGGCGCATCATGTCCATCGGTCTGCGCGACTGGGCGCACGGGTTCTGA
- the lspA gene encoding signal peptidase II: protein MSLSPQARRRFAGFAVAAAVLAADQASKYWAIRLLDGPDHPGYVLTPFLALVMSWNRGIAYTMLQSDGDFGRFALVGVALAAVGLLIFWLWRARGLVSSIAFGCLIGGALGNAADRVTHGAVADFLYFHTPFSLGPLSNYVFNLADAAIFVGVVLLVYDATATRDVAIGEDHA from the coding sequence GTGAGCCTGTCGCCTCAGGCGCGCCGGCGATTTGCTGGTTTTGCTGTCGCGGCCGCCGTGCTGGCGGCCGACCAGGCGAGCAAATATTGGGCGATCCGCCTGCTCGACGGGCCGGATCACCCGGGCTACGTCCTGACCCCCTTTCTGGCGCTCGTCATGAGCTGGAATCGCGGCATCGCCTATACGATGCTGCAATCGGACGGCGATTTCGGCCGCTTTGCTCTGGTCGGAGTCGCGCTGGCCGCCGTGGGGCTCTTGATTTTCTGGCTGTGGCGGGCGCGCGGCCTGGTTTCGTCAATTGCCTTCGGCTGCCTGATCGGCGGCGCGCTCGGCAATGCGGCGGACCGGGTCACCCATGGCGCGGTGGCCGATTTCCTTTACTTCCACACGCCATTCTCGTTGGGGCCGCTGTCGAATTATGTCTTCAACCTCGCCGACGCCGCCATATTTGTCGGCGTCGTCCTGCTGGTGTATGACGCGACGGCGACGCGGGACGTCGCAATCGGCGAAGACCATGCCTGA